In Juglans microcarpa x Juglans regia isolate MS1-56 chromosome 4S, Jm3101_v1.0, whole genome shotgun sequence, a single window of DNA contains:
- the LOC121262837 gene encoding WD repeat-containing protein PCN: MLEAYKNSSIDWKPSPIVALATSADDSQVAAAREDGSLEIWLVSPGSVGWHCQLTIHGDPNSRVSSLLWCRAGSKGLPCGRLFSSSIDGSVSEWDLFDLKQKTVLNSIGVSIWQIAVAPSDNLALATNPTSEHIENGYLSDRLGMDDNETSEVEDDSDSVELHEQPVIEFPRVAIACDDGCVRIYSISDSDELIYTKSLPRVSGRVLSVTWSPDANMIYSGSSDGFIRCWDAKAGLEMYRITAGLGGSGGRPELCVWSLLSLRCGVLVSADSSGSVQFWDSQHGTLLQAHSLHKGDVHALAAAPSHNRVFSAGSDGQVILYKLSSETVGPSDDQASSIAMKKWTYVGYVRAHTHDVRALTLAVPISREEPFPDEKVKRIRRKEKPVEFSYHKWAHMGVPMLISAGDDTKLFAYSVKEFTKFSPHDISPAPQRVPIQLVHDTVFNKTPLLLVQASHWLDILSIRTKSVAFPDMACGPSGGLAMTDLLARIKAKASRKIICSSISNSGELFAYSDHVRPSLFELKMLGAGKSTWTVNKRLLPQRLPFAHSMVFSFDSSRLMIAGHDRKIYVVDVGSSQLVHTFTPCRNLHDEQLQPSEPPITKMFTSSDGQWLAAVNCFGDVYIFNLEILRQHWFISRLDGASVTAGGFPPRNNNVLIITTSSNQVYAFDVEARQLGEWSMQHTFVLPKRYQEFPGEVIGLSFLPSSKSSSIIVYSARAMCLIDFGMPVDRDESEMVNGQDTAPRNLQSTPIKGRLKRILRDGQTENKLGGRKNFEFFSFRNPVLFIGHLSKNSLLIIDKPWLEVVKTFSTSPVHRHIFGT, encoded by the exons ATGCTCGAGGCTTACAAGAATAGCTCAATCGACTGGAAGCCGTCTCCTATAGTTGCCCTAGCCACCAGCGCCGACGACTCCCAGGTGGCTGCTGCTCGAGAAGACGGTTCGCTCGAGATTTGGCTCGTCTCTCCCGGCTCCGTCGGCTGGCACTGTCAGCTG ACCATCCATGGGGACCCTAATTCCAGGGTTTCGTCGCTACTGTGGTGTCGAGCTGGTTCAAAAGGCTTGCCCTGTGGTCGGCTATTTTCGTCTAGTATTGATGGTTCGGTTTCGGAGTGGGATCTTTTTGATTTGAAACAGAAG ACTGTTTTAAACTCAATTGGAGTCTCAATCTGGCAAATTGCTGTAGCACCCTCTGATAATCTTGCACTTGCTACGAATCCTACGTCTGAGCATATTGAAAATGGGTATTTAAGCGACAGATTAGGCATGGATGATAATGAAACGAGTGAAGTTGAAGATGATTCTGACTCAGTTGAGCTTCATGAGCAACCTGTTATTGAGTTTCCTCGTGTAGCAATCGCTTGTGATGATGGTTGTGTGCGAATATACAGTATTTCTGACTCAGATGAATTAATTTACACCAAATCATTGCCTAGGGTCAGTG GACGTGTTTTAAGTGTGACTTGGAGTCCTGATGCGAATATGATATATTCCGGGAGTAGTGACGG GTTTATAAGATGCTGGGATGCTAAAGCTGGTCTTGAGATGTATAGGATTACAGCTGGACTTGGAGGTTCAGGTGGTAGACCTGAACTTTGTGTATGGTCGTTACTCTCTTTGAG GTGTGGGGTCCTTGTTAGTGCAGACAGTAGTGGTAGTGTTCAGTTTTGGGACAGTCAGCATGGGACACTTTTGCAGGCACATTCTCTCCACAAAGGTGATGTGCATGCTCTGGCAGCAGCTCCCAGCCATAATAGGGTGTTCTCTGCTGGTTCTGATGGTCAG GTTATTTTGTATAAGCTCTCTAGTGAGACAGTGGGGCCTAGTGATGACCAAGCTTCTTCTATAGCAATGAAGAAATGGACCTATGTTGGTTATGTGAGAGCTCATACACATGATGTCAGGGCTTTGACACTGGCTGTTCCTATCAGCAGGGAAG AACCGTTTCCGGATGAAAAGGTGAAAAGAATTCGCCGTAAGGAGAAGCCAGTTGAATTTAGTTACCACAAGTGGGCCCACATGGGAGTTCCAATGCTTATCTCAGCAGGTGACGACACAAAGCTTTTTGCGTACTCTGTGAAGGAGTTCACCAAGTTCTCTCCTCATGATATCAGCCCTGCACCTCAGAGGGTGCCCATTCAGTTGGTGCATGATACGGTTTTCAATAAAACGCCCTTACTTCTAGTCCAAGCTTCCCATTGGTTAGATATTCTCTCCATACGTACAAAAAGTGTTGCCTTTCCTGACATGGCCTGTGGTCCTTCTGGCGGCCTTGCAATGACAGATCTGCTTGCTCGAATTAAGGCTAAGGCATCTCGGAAGATCATTTGCAGTTCTATTTCTAATTCGGGTGAACTTTTTGCATATTCTGATCACGTGAGACCCAGCCTATTTGAATTGAAGATGCTTGGAGCTGGGAAAAGTACATGGACTGTTAATAAAAGGCTACTTCCTCAGAGACTACCATTTGCCCATTCAATGGTTTTTAGTTTTGATTCTTCTCGTTTGATGATAGCTGGGCATGATAGAAAGATATAT GTTGTAGATGTGGGCAGCTCACAACTAGTGCATACCTTCACACCATGCCGCAACTTGCATGATGAGCAATTACAGCCAAGTGAACCTCCTATCACGAAAATGTTTACAAGCTCTGATGGGCAGTGGCTAGCTGCTGTCAACTGCTTTGGTGATGTGTACATATTTAATCTGGAGATTTTGAG GCAGCACTGGTTCATCTCAAGATTGGATGGTGCCTCTGTTACAGCTGGCGGTTTTCCTCCAAGGAACAACAATGTGCTTATTATTACAACCTCTTCAAATCAGGTCTATGCATTTGATGTTGAGGCCAGACAATTGGGAGAATGGTCTATGCAACACACATTTGTTCTGCCAAAGAGATACCAAGAGTTCCCGGGGGAAGTCATTGGGCTTTCTTTCTTGCCCTCATCAAAGTCGTCATCTATTATTGTTTACAGTGCCAG gGCTATGTGTTTGATTGACTTTGGGATGCCCGTGGATcgagatgaaagtgagatggtaAATGGTCAGGATACAGCACCAAGAAATTTACAAAGTACTCCCATCAAAGGGAGACTGAAACGTATACTGAGAGATGGTCAAACAGAGAATAAACTCGGTGgtagaaaaaattttgagtttttttctttcagaaacCCAGTTTTATTTATAGGACACCTTTCGAAAAATTCCCTGTTGATCATAGACAAACCATGGTTGGAAGTGGTTAAAACTTTCAGTACCTCACCGGTTCATAGACATATATTTGGGACGTGA
- the LOC121262878 gene encoding peptidyl-prolyl cis-trans isomerase FKBP62-like isoform X3, translated as MSSACHVRTYDASVEEGRDASNGVHMIPHSSLLNIDIELVSFKPVIDVTGDFKVLKKILKEGEGDLVANEGATVTISYIARLEDGTVFEKKGIDGEKPLEFITDEEQVISGFDRAVATMKKGERAILTIHPDFGFGSSEVRQDLAVVPPASNVVYEVEVLELMKEKAQWEMSNREKIEAARRRKEEGNLLFQNGKYHRAGKKYDKAAEYISDDESFGDDEQKLAKQLRVSCWLNGAACSLKLNDFQGAIMLSSKVLDVESHNVKALYRRAQAYMETEDLFAAELDIKRALGTDPQNREVKLIQKNLKQLQADSNKRDSKLYKNMFARMTRDTPVATKKMKVEKVEEEEEVMEMETEKVAENSDPPCVNSPTIFTLSHEPQAAVESFVAFSIHNSIPKPGYMN; from the exons ATGTCATCAGCCTGCCATGTTAGAACCTACG ATGCCTCTGTAGAGGAGGGGAGGGATGCAAGCAATGGGGTTCATATGATCCCCCATAGTTCTTTGCTGAACATTGATATTGAGTTGGTATCTTTCAAGCCAGTTATTGATGTTACTGGTGATTTTAAAGTACTTAAGAAGATTTTAAAAGAAGGTGAAGGTGATCTCGTTGCTAATGAAGGCGCAACTGTTACTA TTAGCTATATAGCTAGGCTAGAAGATGGGACCGTATTTGAGAAGAAAGGAATTGATGGAGAGAAGCCTTTGGAATTTATAACTGATGAAG AACAAGTGATCTCTGGTTTCGACCGAGCAGTGGCAACAATGAAGAAGGGAGAGCGAGCAATATTGACTATACATCCTGATTTTGGATTTGGAAGCAGTGAAGTAAGGCAGGATCTTGCTGTAGTTCCACCAGCTTCAAATGTAGTGTATGAAGTTGAAGTATTAGAACTTATGAAG gaaaaagcacAATGGGAAATGAGTAACAGGGAGAAGATTGAGGCAGCTAggagaaggaaagaagaaggcAATCTACTGTTTCAAAATGGGAAGTATCATCGAGCAGGGAAAAAATATGACAAG GCTGCAGAGTACATTAGTGACGATGAATCCTTTGGGGATGATGAGCAAAAGCTTGCTAAACAATTGCGAGTGTCTTGCTGGTTGAATGGTGCAGCATGTAGCCTCAAACTAAATGACTTTCAAGGAGCAATCATGTTATCTTCCAAG GTGCTAGATGTTGAGTCCCACAACGTGAAAGCTTTGTATAGGCGGGCACAAGCCTATATGGAAACTGAAGATTTGTTCGCTGCTGAATTAGACATCAAGAGAGCTCTTGGGACTGATCCTCAGAACAG GGAGGTAAAGTTGATTCAGAAGAATTTGAAACAACTTCAAGCTGACAGCAACAAGAGAGACTCGAAGCTCTATAAAAACATGTTTGCACGAATGACAAGGGACACGCCAGTGGCGACAAAG AAAATGAAAGTTGAGAaagtggaggaagaagaagaggtgaTGGAAATGGAAACGGAGAAAGTTGCTGAGAATTCAGACCCTC CGTGCGTGAACT CACCCACCATCTTCACATTGTCACATGAGCCTCAAGCAGCAGTAGAATCGTTTGTGGCATTTT CAATTCACAATAGCATACCAAAACCTGGttatatgaattaa
- the LOC121262878 gene encoding 70 kDa peptidyl-prolyl isomerase-like isoform X1 encodes MDTSKATNVSNIEGDDDQDEEPGEVIESAPPLKVGEERELSSSGIKKKLLKQGQGWETPELGDEVIVHYVGTLLDGTTFESTRQRDEPTTIKLGQGQVVSGLDHGIITMKKGETALFTLPPELAYGDAGNDIIPPFSVVRFEVQLVSWITVVDVRKDGGIIKKIMEKGEGNEGPGDLDEVLVKYRVALDDGTIVAETPEEGVEFYVKDGHLCPALPEAIKTMKRGEKVKLVVQPQYASVEEGRDASNGVHMIPHSSLLNIDIELVSFKPVIDVTGDFKVLKKILKEGEGDLVANEGATVTISYIARLEDGTVFEKKGIDGEKPLEFITDEEQVISGFDRAVATMKKGERAILTIHPDFGFGSSEVRQDLAVVPPASNVVYEVEVLELMKEKAQWEMSNREKIEAARRRKEEGNLLFQNGKYHRAGKKYDKAAEYISDDESFGDDEQKLAKQLRVSCWLNGAACSLKLNDFQGAIMLSSKVLDVESHNVKALYRRAQAYMETEDLFAAELDIKRALGTDPQNREVKLIQKNLKQLQADSNKRDSKLYKNMFARMTRDTPVATKKMKVEKVEEEEEVMEMETEKVAENSDPPCVNSPTIFTLSHEPQAAVESFVAFSIHNSIPKPGYMN; translated from the exons ATGGATACATCGAAGGCGACGAACGTTTCGAACATCGAAGGCGACGACGACCAAGATGAAGAACCCGGGGAAGTGATCGAATCGGCGCCCCCTCTCAAGGTCGGTGAAGAGCGGGAGCTTAGTAGCTCCGGCATCAAGAAGAAGCTCCTCAAGCAAGGCCAAGGATGGGAGACCCCTGAGCTCGGCGATGAAGTCATTG TTCATTATGTTGGTACTTTACTTGATGGTACAACGTTCGAATCCACTAGACAAAGAGATGAGCCCACAACTATAAAGCTTGGTCAAG GTCAAGTGGTTAGTGGACTGGACCATGGAATAATTACAATGAAGAAGGGGGAGACCGCGTTGTTCACATTGCCTCCTGAATTAGCCTACGGAGATGCGGGCAACGACATCATTCCGCCCTTTTCGGTCGTTCGGTTTGAAGTCCAACTTGTCTCATGGATCACGGTGGTGGATGTTAGAAAAGACGGCGGAATTATCAAGAAAATAATGGAGAAGGGAGAGGGGAACGAGGGACCCGGTGATTTGGACGAAGTTCTCG TGAAGTACCGAGTGGCGCTGGATGATGGTACTATTGTTGCAGAAACACCTGAAGAAGGAGTtgaattttatgtgaaagatg GTCATCTTTGTCCAGCATTGCCAGAAGCAATAAAGACAATGAAAAGAGGAGAGAAGGTCAAATTAGTTGTTCAACCTCAGT ATGCCTCTGTAGAGGAGGGGAGGGATGCAAGCAATGGGGTTCATATGATCCCCCATAGTTCTTTGCTGAACATTGATATTGAGTTGGTATCTTTCAAGCCAGTTATTGATGTTACTGGTGATTTTAAAGTACTTAAGAAGATTTTAAAAGAAGGTGAAGGTGATCTCGTTGCTAATGAAGGCGCAACTGTTACTA TTAGCTATATAGCTAGGCTAGAAGATGGGACCGTATTTGAGAAGAAAGGAATTGATGGAGAGAAGCCTTTGGAATTTATAACTGATGAAG AACAAGTGATCTCTGGTTTCGACCGAGCAGTGGCAACAATGAAGAAGGGAGAGCGAGCAATATTGACTATACATCCTGATTTTGGATTTGGAAGCAGTGAAGTAAGGCAGGATCTTGCTGTAGTTCCACCAGCTTCAAATGTAGTGTATGAAGTTGAAGTATTAGAACTTATGAAG gaaaaagcacAATGGGAAATGAGTAACAGGGAGAAGATTGAGGCAGCTAggagaaggaaagaagaaggcAATCTACTGTTTCAAAATGGGAAGTATCATCGAGCAGGGAAAAAATATGACAAG GCTGCAGAGTACATTAGTGACGATGAATCCTTTGGGGATGATGAGCAAAAGCTTGCTAAACAATTGCGAGTGTCTTGCTGGTTGAATGGTGCAGCATGTAGCCTCAAACTAAATGACTTTCAAGGAGCAATCATGTTATCTTCCAAG GTGCTAGATGTTGAGTCCCACAACGTGAAAGCTTTGTATAGGCGGGCACAAGCCTATATGGAAACTGAAGATTTGTTCGCTGCTGAATTAGACATCAAGAGAGCTCTTGGGACTGATCCTCAGAACAG GGAGGTAAAGTTGATTCAGAAGAATTTGAAACAACTTCAAGCTGACAGCAACAAGAGAGACTCGAAGCTCTATAAAAACATGTTTGCACGAATGACAAGGGACACGCCAGTGGCGACAAAG AAAATGAAAGTTGAGAaagtggaggaagaagaagaggtgaTGGAAATGGAAACGGAGAAAGTTGCTGAGAATTCAGACCCTC CGTGCGTGAACT CACCCACCATCTTCACATTGTCACATGAGCCTCAAGCAGCAGTAGAATCGTTTGTGGCATTTT CAATTCACAATAGCATACCAAAACCTGGttatatgaattaa
- the LOC121262878 gene encoding 70 kDa peptidyl-prolyl isomerase-like isoform X2: protein MDTSKATNVSNIEGDDDQDEEPGEVIESAPPLKVGEERELSSSGIKKKLLKQGQGWETPELGDEVIVHYVGTLLDGTTFESTRQRDEPTTIKLGQGQVVSGLDHGIITMKKGETALFTLPPELAYGDAGNDIIPPFSVVRFEVQLVSWITVVDVRKDGGIIKKIMEKGEGNEGPGDLDEVLVKYRVALDDGTIVAETPEEGVEFYVKDGHLCPALPEAIKTMKRGEKVKLVVQPQYASVEEGRDASNGVHMIPHSSLLNIDIELVSFKPVIDVTGDFKVLKKILKEGEGDLVANEGATVTISYIARLEDGTVFEKKGIDGEKPLEFITDEEQVISGFDRAVATMKKGERAILTIHPDFGFGSSEVRQDLAVVPPASNVVYEVEVLELMKEKAQWEMSNREKIEAARRRKEEGNLLFQNGKYHRAGKKYDKAAEYISDDESFGDDEQKLAKQLRVSCWLNGAACSLKLNDFQGAIMLSSKVLDVESHNVKALYRRAQAYMETEDLFAAELDIKRALGTDPQNREVKLIQKNLKQLQADSNKRDSKLYKNMFARMTRDTPVATKKMKVEKVEEEEEVMEMETEKVAENSDPPGGRMIADTCQSTCS from the exons ATGGATACATCGAAGGCGACGAACGTTTCGAACATCGAAGGCGACGACGACCAAGATGAAGAACCCGGGGAAGTGATCGAATCGGCGCCCCCTCTCAAGGTCGGTGAAGAGCGGGAGCTTAGTAGCTCCGGCATCAAGAAGAAGCTCCTCAAGCAAGGCCAAGGATGGGAGACCCCTGAGCTCGGCGATGAAGTCATTG TTCATTATGTTGGTACTTTACTTGATGGTACAACGTTCGAATCCACTAGACAAAGAGATGAGCCCACAACTATAAAGCTTGGTCAAG GTCAAGTGGTTAGTGGACTGGACCATGGAATAATTACAATGAAGAAGGGGGAGACCGCGTTGTTCACATTGCCTCCTGAATTAGCCTACGGAGATGCGGGCAACGACATCATTCCGCCCTTTTCGGTCGTTCGGTTTGAAGTCCAACTTGTCTCATGGATCACGGTGGTGGATGTTAGAAAAGACGGCGGAATTATCAAGAAAATAATGGAGAAGGGAGAGGGGAACGAGGGACCCGGTGATTTGGACGAAGTTCTCG TGAAGTACCGAGTGGCGCTGGATGATGGTACTATTGTTGCAGAAACACCTGAAGAAGGAGTtgaattttatgtgaaagatg GTCATCTTTGTCCAGCATTGCCAGAAGCAATAAAGACAATGAAAAGAGGAGAGAAGGTCAAATTAGTTGTTCAACCTCAGT ATGCCTCTGTAGAGGAGGGGAGGGATGCAAGCAATGGGGTTCATATGATCCCCCATAGTTCTTTGCTGAACATTGATATTGAGTTGGTATCTTTCAAGCCAGTTATTGATGTTACTGGTGATTTTAAAGTACTTAAGAAGATTTTAAAAGAAGGTGAAGGTGATCTCGTTGCTAATGAAGGCGCAACTGTTACTA TTAGCTATATAGCTAGGCTAGAAGATGGGACCGTATTTGAGAAGAAAGGAATTGATGGAGAGAAGCCTTTGGAATTTATAACTGATGAAG AACAAGTGATCTCTGGTTTCGACCGAGCAGTGGCAACAATGAAGAAGGGAGAGCGAGCAATATTGACTATACATCCTGATTTTGGATTTGGAAGCAGTGAAGTAAGGCAGGATCTTGCTGTAGTTCCACCAGCTTCAAATGTAGTGTATGAAGTTGAAGTATTAGAACTTATGAAG gaaaaagcacAATGGGAAATGAGTAACAGGGAGAAGATTGAGGCAGCTAggagaaggaaagaagaaggcAATCTACTGTTTCAAAATGGGAAGTATCATCGAGCAGGGAAAAAATATGACAAG GCTGCAGAGTACATTAGTGACGATGAATCCTTTGGGGATGATGAGCAAAAGCTTGCTAAACAATTGCGAGTGTCTTGCTGGTTGAATGGTGCAGCATGTAGCCTCAAACTAAATGACTTTCAAGGAGCAATCATGTTATCTTCCAAG GTGCTAGATGTTGAGTCCCACAACGTGAAAGCTTTGTATAGGCGGGCACAAGCCTATATGGAAACTGAAGATTTGTTCGCTGCTGAATTAGACATCAAGAGAGCTCTTGGGACTGATCCTCAGAACAG GGAGGTAAAGTTGATTCAGAAGAATTTGAAACAACTTCAAGCTGACAGCAACAAGAGAGACTCGAAGCTCTATAAAAACATGTTTGCACGAATGACAAGGGACACGCCAGTGGCGACAAAG AAAATGAAAGTTGAGAaagtggaggaagaagaagaggtgaTGGAAATGGAAACGGAGAAAGTTGCTGAGAATTCAGACCCTCCTGGTGGTCGAATGATTGCTGATACTTGTCAAAGTACGTGTTCCTGA
- the LOC121263170 gene encoding uncharacterized protein LOC121263170, whose product MRSKGNQNKFVRFITTPIRILGKARDVYVRSITNCATGVRYGQSTGCPSALPKSFSVSSSRSNNDEELRELIRAASVRTLIERIDMEMIMKQQAGTQSRGSKGLPKSCSVGMGRIDEDGPCDFEEVSVSGKNRKADLLYPRSRSYAVTNRNAAPL is encoded by the coding sequence ATGAGAAGCAAGGGAAACCAAAACAAGTTCGTGCGGTTCATAACTACTCCCATTAGGATCTTGGGCAAAGCGAGAGACGTTTACGTCCGAAGCATCACGAACTGCGCTACAGGAGTCAGATACGGCCAGAGCACGGGCTGCCCGTCCGCGTTACCGAAGAGCTTCAGCGTCAGCTCGTCGAGGTCCAACAACGATGAAGAATTGCGAGAGCTTATCAGAGCTGCCTCTGTTAGAACTTTGATCGAAAGGATTGACATGGAGATGATTATGAAGCAGCAGGCCGGGACGCAGTCCAGGGGATCTAAGGGTTTGCCCAAGTCCTGTAGCGTCGGAATGGGCAGGATAGATGAAGACGGGCCCTGTGATTTTGAAGAAGTCAGCGTTAGCGGGAAGAACCGGAAGGCGGATTTGTTGTATCCCAGAAGCAGAAGCTATGCTGTCACAAACAGAAATGCGGCGCCGTTGTGA
- the LOC121262961 gene encoding lecithin-cholesterol acyltransferase-like 1: MGINLALVSVAVMLYTCHAGSNLHPLILIPGNGGNQLEARLTAGYKPSSLYCYKRWNPAARQNKEGWFRLWFDPSVLLAPFTKCFAERMMLYYDSDLDDYRNAPGVETRVPHFGSTQSLLYLDPNLKHITAYMEPLVESLEQIGYINGETLFGAPYDFRYGLAAEGHPSHVGSKFLQDLKDLIEKASTSNGGKPVILLSHSLGGLFVLQLLNRNPPSWRKKFVKHFVALSAPWGGTVDEMLTFASGNTLGVPLVEPLLVREEQRSSESNLWLMPNPRLFGHEKPLVVTPNATYSASDVVQFLNDIGFPQGVHPYKSRILPLAVKLGAPGVPITCIIGSGVKTAETLFYGKNGFDEQPDIVYGDGDGTVNMVSLLALESLWSEEKNQTLKVIRIPGVSHTSILKNDAALDQIIAEVSGSNSCLEYSVV, encoded by the exons ATGGGCATCAATTTAGCTCTGGTTTCAGTGGCTGTGATGTTGTACACATGCCACGCAGGCAGCAACCTCCACCCTCTGATCCTAATACCTGGGAATGGTGGGAACCAGCTAGAAGCCCGGCTAACCGCTGGCTACAAGCCCTCGAGCTTGTACTGTTACAAAAGGTGGAACCCGGCGGCGCGGCAGAACAAGGAGGGTTGGTTCAGGTTGTGGTTCGATCCCAGTGTCCTCTTAGCTCCGTTTACCAAGTGCTTTGCCGAGCGCATGATGCTTTACTACGATTCTGATTTGGATGATTATCGTAATGCCCCTGGGGTTGAAACCAGGGTTCCTCACTTCGGTTCTACTCAGTCCCTTCTGTACCTTGACCCCAATCTCAA GCACATTACAGCATACATGGAACCTCTAGTGGAATCCCTGGAACAAATTGGATATATCAATGGCGAAACCCTTTTTGGAGCTCCATACGATTTTAGATATGGTTTAGCTGCAGAGGGTCACCCATCCCATGTGGGCTCCAAGTTCCTACAAGACCTAAAGGATTTGATAGAGAAGGCCAGCACTTCCAACGGAGGGAAGCCAGTAATCCTTCTCTCCCACAGCTTAGGGGGCCTCTTTGTCCTCCAACTTCTCAACCGGAACCCACCCTCTTGGCGGAAAAAGTTTGTAAAACACTTCGTTGCTCTCTCGGCGCCATGGGGCGGCACTGTCGATGAAATGCTTACCTTCGCTTCTGGGAATACGCTTGGAGTGCCGTTGGTGGAGCCACTGCTTGTGAGAGAAGAACAAAGGAGCTCTGAAAGCAACCTTTGGCTCATGCCTAATCCCAGGCTATTTGGGCATGAAAAGCCACTCGTTGTCACCCCAAACGCAACCTACTCGGCCTCCGATGTGGTGCAATTTCTTAATGACATCGGATTTCCGCAAGGTGTTCATCCATATAAGTCTCGGATATTGCCTCTGGCAGTCAAATTAGGAGCACCTGGAGTGCCTATTACGTGTATAATTGGGAGTGGCGTAAAGACGGCGGAGACTTTGTTCTATGGGAAAAATGGTTTCGATGAGCAGCCGGATATTGTTTATGGGGATGGAGATGGGACTGTGAACATGGTGAGCTTGTTAGCACTCGAATCGCTGTGGTCGgaggaaaaaaatcaaacccTTAAGGTGATTAGAATTCCTGGGGTTTCTCATACGTCGATACTGAAAAATGATGCTGCACTTGATCAAATCATAGCAGAGGTTTCTGGTAGTAATTCATGTTTAGAATACTCTGTTGTGTAA